A genomic window from Deltaproteobacteria bacterium includes:
- a CDS encoding O-acetyl-ADP-ribose deacetylase — protein sequence LPEIRPGVRCPTGEARITPGFDLPARFVIHTVGPIWRGGTNGEPQALASCYANSLRLAEENGLASMAFPAVSCGVYGYPPNQAARIAVQEIAKALARESSLREILLTAFNPDIFQILGTALGEIQVPTVPSMAGLK from the coding sequence CCTGCCCGAGATTCGGCCGGGGGTCCGCTGCCCCACGGGCGAGGCCCGCATCACTCCGGGCTTTGATCTGCCGGCCAGGTTCGTCATCCACACCGTGGGACCGATCTGGAGGGGAGGCACCAACGGTGAGCCCCAGGCTCTGGCCTCCTGCTACGCCAATAGTCTCAGGTTGGCCGAGGAAAACGGCCTAGCCAGCATGGCCTTCCCGGCCGTCAGCTGCGGGGTCTACGGATACCCGCCCAACCAAGCGGCACGAATCGCCGTTCAGGAAATCGCCAAAGCATTGGCCCGGGAAAGCTCATTGCGGGAAATCCTGCTGACGGCCTTCAATCCGGATATCTTCCAGATCCTGGGCACGGCCCTGGGCGAAATTCAGGTTCCGACGGTTCCATCCATGGCCGGGTTGAAGTAG